The Geoalkalibacter subterraneus genome contains the following window.
ATAATTCTGGGCCAGGCCGACAAATCGTGTCGCGGCTTCGGTGAATTTCTGTTGGGAGTAATAGCATTCTCCGATCCAAAATTCAGCGTTGGCCGCATATTCGTTGTCCGGATAGTATTCGAGAAAGTTCTCAAACCCCGCAATCGCCTTGTCGTAGCGGCCTGAGGTGTAATCGGAGAAGGCGCGCAGGTAAATCTCTGTTGCGGATGAAGGTGCCCGCCCCGCGGATGCCGTGCGCTCCAACGGGTCGATTCGGGGTGTTTTGTCGGTGATTTGGCCAGACGAAGTGCCCATTTGCGTTTGGCCCGTCAGCTGTCTTTGCTCAACCGCCTCCAGGCGGGCATCGTACCCTTGCAGCTGTTGATCCAGATCCTCCACCGTATTCTGCAGCGAGATCAGTTCGTCGGTGATTGCGGTGTATTGCCGCTTGAGACGGGAGAGGTCGGTCTGCAGGTCGGACTGGGACGAGTGGGAAGGGGGCAGCGCGCAGCCGCCGGCCATCAGGACAAAAGCAGAAAAAAGCACAAAGGCTGCGATTCGAATCAAGACGGTCTCCGTCGGAAAAGTGATGCGATGAAGGAATTTTAAACTGGGGATTTTTCTAAAAAGTAGAGGGTTTTACCCCGCTTGTCAAGGCGGCATTGATGAGCTCTCGTCCGGCGGGCAACGATCTGTTATGATGCGTCAAAATACGCGGAGAGGAAAATTTTGCAATGAAACAAGTGGAACTCCTGGCTCCAGCCGGTGATCTTCATAAAATGGAAACCGCTTTGCGATACGGCGCCGATGCGGTCTATCTCGGCAGCCCGCGCTTTGGCCTGAGAGCGCCGGCGGGCTCTTTTGATCTCCAGGCGCTGCGACGGGCCGTGGACTTGTGCCATTCACTCGGCAGGCGGCTTTACCTGACGCTCAATGCCTATCTGCGGCCGGAGGAGTTTCCCGAGCTGGAATCTTTGCTCGAAGAGCTGCGTCCCCTGGACATTGACGCCTACATCGTCTCCGATCCAGGAGTTGTCGCCACGGTGAAAAGGATTGATCCTGGTCGGGAACTGCATCTTTCCACCCAGGCCAATACCACCAACGCCGCGGCGGCCCAGTTGTGGGGTTCCCTTGGCGTTTCGCGGGTGAATCTTGCCCGGGAACTGACCCTGGAGCGCATTGCCGCCGTCCGGCAGGGCACATCTGTTGAGCTGGAGGTGTTTGTCCATGGCGCCATGTGTGTCGCCTATTCTGGCCGCTGCCTGCTGTCGGCCGTGTTGACCGGGCGCGAAGCCAACCGCGGTGAGTGCGCCCACCCCTGCCGCTGGGGGTATGCGCTGGTGGAAAAGACGCGGCCGGGGGAATACATGCCGGTGGAGGAGCATCAGGACGGGACCTTTCTCTTCAACAGTCGCGACCTGTGCTTGCTCGACCACCTGCCCCAGCTGATCGGCGCCGGGGTGGACAGTCTCAAGATCGAGGGGCGCATGAAGAGTCTTTACTATGTGGCGGCCGTCACCCGCGTTTATCGCGCCGCCCTGGATCGATTTTATGCCGATCCGCACAACTACGTCGTCGATTCCCTCTGGCGCGAAGAGCTGGACAAGGTCAGTCATCGCCCCTACGGCACAGGCTTTCTGCTGGGGGAGGATTCACCCCAGGTGCATACGACCGATTCCGCTTATGTGCGTAGCTGTGATTTTGTCGGTCTTGTGCACCGGCAGGAAGGCGAACTGATTGTAGAAGGGCGCAATCGCTTCTTTCCCGGCGAGAATCTGGAGCTGATCGGCCCCGGTATGCGGACCAAGCCTTTTAAGGCCGGCCGCATTGAAACGTTGGACGGCGAGGGGGTGCCCGCCGGTCAGCCCAATATGCGGATGCGCATCGAATTGCCGGAAGGGGCGCAGGAGGGCGACATTCTGCGGCGACCCATGCTGAACAGTTCGTTGCAGGTTTAGAAGAAAAAGAACAGTTTCTTTTTAGGTTCCCGTGCCGGCACCGACCAGCAATGTCCGCTGCGGACTTCACAGCAGGTTAGCGCGCGGCCGTAAACCGCCCCTGTATCCAGCCCCAGCCGCCCCGGTTTTTTCAACGGCCCTTTTGATTGCGGCGTGTGGCCGAAGACCACGGTCTTGCCCCAGTCGTAATCATTGTCCAGGAAATCCTCCCGTATCCACAGAAGATCCTCTTCGCTCTGCTGTGAAAGGGGCCGTTCCGGCCGCAGACCGGCATGGACGAAGATGAATTCCGGCGTCTCATAATAGAGTCGCAGGTTCTCAAAAAAATTCAGGTGGTCTCCAGGAAGACTGTCGCCCGGGTGCAGGGCGTAGCTCTCCAGCGTTGAGCGCCCACCGTTGGTCAGAAAGGCCAGATGGTCGCGTCCGGAGATGAAATCGAGCAGCATGGCCTCATGGTTGCCCTTGAGGAAGACCGTGTGCGGAAAACGTTTGGCAAAGTCGAGCAGATAATCCACAACTGCGCAGGAGTCGGGTCCGCGGTCGATATAATCGCCGAGGAAAACGACCTGATCGTCACTTTGCGGTGCAACCCGCTTCATCAGGGTGCGAAGCTGATCCAGGCAGCCGTGTATGTCTCCCACCGCCAGCAGGCGGCCGGTGCTGTTGTCGTGTGTCGTCATGCGTCGAGTATTTTCCCGTTGATGCAGAAGGTTTTTCGGTTCAGGTCGGACGCCCCTCACGGACCTTGGTCGGGACTACCCGTGCGCAGGCCTGCGGCCCCGCCAGTTCGCGATAGACACGAAGCAGGAAGCGTACCGTCACTACCTTGTGGATCGCCGCCTGAGTCAGGCGGTAGATTTGGCGGCGGAAAAAGGAGGGCTGGGCGCTGCCCAGCAGCAGGGGGCAGAATTCAGACAGCTGCAGCTCGATCCGCACCCCTTCAGGCAACTCTTCCGTAATGAATTGCAGTCGGCCGCGATGGCACATGTCGCGCTGAACCAGAAAACCACCGCAGATTTCCATCGTGCAGGTGCGCCGTGAATCCTGATGCTGTTCGACGGGGGCGTTGAACTCGAGCAGATTCCAGGGCGTGCCCGCCAGACGAAAGCGAACACCCTCAGAATCGCAACCCGGACGCACCAGCCCGAAAGTAAAGCGGCGCAGGTGCTCCAGGTAGCGGTCGAACAGGAAACGGGGAGTGACCCCGTCGGTCAGATGGCGGGGAAGTTCCAGCCATTGCACCGAGAAAACGGAGGAATCGTCCAGCAGAACCTGCTGGCAGGCGATTTCGCCGGGCTCGGAGTTTGCGTCCATACGCTGACATTCTCCAAAAAAATGGTAGATTTGCAGTGATCGTTGAAGTTTAACACAGAGAGAGCCCGACAGTCGATTCTGTCGGTTCAGTGCCTTTAAAGGGAAAGGGGTGTTTTTATGGGGAAAGAGAGATTGGTCGTTATCGGCGGCGATGCCGCCGGCATGAGTGCCGCAAGCAAGGTGCGCCGCGAAGACCCGGAAAGGCAGATCATTGTATTCGAACGGGGGCCGCATACTTCCTATTCGGCCTGCGGCCTGCCCTATTATATCGCCGGCATGATCAAGGATTCTGATGACCTTGTCGCGCGCACTCCTGAAAAATTCAAGGAGAAGTACAACATCGACGCACGGGTGGGGCACGAAGTGCTGCACATCGATCCGGATGCCGGCAAGGTGCGGGTGGTGGAGCGCGAAAGCGGACGTGAGTTTGACGAGGGATATGATCAGTTGCTGATCGCAACAGGCGGGGTTCCGATCTGCCCGGATCTACCAGGCTCCGGGGCGCAGGCGATCTTCGGGCTGTCGACCCTGCAGAGCGGCATCCGGGTGCGGCAGTTTGTGGATCAGGTATCTCCCCGCCGGGCAGTGGTCGTCGGCGGCGGCTACATCGGCCTCGAGATGGCTGAAGCGCTGGTGCGGCGCGGTCTGGAGGTCAGTTTGGTTGAAAGGGCCGAACAGGTCATGGCCACTCTGGACCCTGACATGGGCTCCCTGGTTTCAGATGCGCTGCGCGAAGTGGGAGTGACGCTTTACCTGGAAGAGTCCCTGACCGGCTTTGAGGTTGCAGATGGGCGTGTCAAGGCGGTCGTGACCGATAAGCGCACCTTGCCTGCCGATATGGTGATCCTCGGCATGGGCGTGCAGCCCAACAGCACCCTGGCCGAAAATGCCGGGCTGAAGTTGGGGGAGAAAAAGGCGATCCAGGTTGATTCGCGCATGCGGACCTCGAAAGCGGGCATCTGGGCGGCCGGGGACTGTGTCGAGAGCTATCACCTCCTTATGCAGCGCCCCGTTCATATTGCGCTGGGCACCGTTGCCAACAAACAGGGCACCGTGGCGGGCATCAACCTCGCAGGCGGCGACGCGACCTTCCCTGGTGTGATCGGCACTGCGGTGAGTAAAATCTGTAAATATGAAGTTGCGCGCACCGGATTGCGTGAGGCGGATTTAAAAGTGATGAATATGCCCTACGTCGAGGCTGTGATCAAAAGCCGCACTCGCGCCGGGTATTATCCCGGTGCAGGTCGGATCACTGTCAAGCTGATGGCGCACAAGGAAGACGGCCGCCTGCTGGGTGGGCAGATTGTAGGGCTGGAAGGGGCTGCCAAGCGCATCGATGTGCTGGCCACAGCTATTACGGCCGGGCTGACCGCGCAGCATCTGGTGGATCTCGATCTGTCCTATGCTCCGCCTTTTTCGCCGGTTTGGGATCCGGTGCAGACCGCGGCGCGACAGATTCTCAACAAGCTGTAAAAGAAACGGGGCGCCTGATCGGGCGCCCCGTTTCTTCTCATACGCAATTCCCCGGTTCCACTGAAAGCAGGACCGGGGATGTCAAGTTCGGTTGACTCAGTAGTTTTCCCCCAGAAGTTCGAAATGCGCCTGGGGATGGGCGCAGGCTGGGCAGGTGCCGGGTGCTTCGGTACCTTCATGCAGGTAGCCGCAGTTGCGGCAGCGCCAGACCACCGTTTCGCCGCGTTTGAAGACCTGGCCGTTTTCAATGTTGCGCATCAGGTCGAGATAGCGTTTTTCATGCTGTTTCTCAGCCACGGCAATCGCTTCGAAAATATCGGCAATGTCGTTGAAACCCTCTTCCCGCGCAACCTTGGCGAAAGAGGGGTACATGTCGGTATGCTCGTAATTTTCACCGGCGGCGGCTTCCTTGAGGTTTTCCACCGTGGTGCCGATAACGCCGGCGGGGAAGGCTCCTTCGATCATGACCTCACCACCCTCGAGCATCTTGAACAGGCGCTTGGCGTGCTCTTTCTCCTGGTCGGCAGTCTCTTCAAAAATAGAGGAGATTTGCATATACCCTTCCTTCTTGGCCTGGGCGGCGAAATAGGTATAGCGGTTGCGGGCCTGGCTTTCGCCGGCGAAAGCGGTCAGGATGTTCTTCTCGGTCTTGGTTCCTTTCAGTCGTGCCACGTTGTTTCCTCCTTTGTGTTGAATAATGCGGGGCGTGGCCCCAGGTTTCTTTGGTTCAGTTTTGCTCCGCCTCGCAGCATTGCGGGCAGGTGCCGAAAAAGTCGATCTGGTGCGTTTCAACCTGAAAACCGGTTTTCTCAATGACTTCCCGAACCAGATCGGTCGTCGGGAGACCCTCAAAGTCGATAATTTTTTTGCACCGGGTGCAGATCACGTGGGGATGGGGGTAGGGCTTGTTGCCGTCGTAGCGACTGCGACCGTCGAGAACTCCCACCTCCAGCGCTTCTCCAAGGCTTTTCAGCAGGTTTGCGGTTTTGTAAATGGTGGCGCGGCTGACCATGGGAAAGTCGCGGCGCACCTGTTCGTAAATCTGGTCCACCGTGGGGTGCTCCTTGCTTTCCACCAGAATCCGCAGCACCGCGAGCCGCTGAGGGGTAAGGCGGAAGTCGCGCTCCCGCAGGCGGTGCAGAATCTGTTCAAGGCGCGGGTTGCTGTGAGTCATCGTGGCCCCGGAATGCTTATTTTGCGGAAAACAGTTATCAGTGGATAATATCTCTTATTTGTAGCGCGCATTTTTTCTTTGTCAAGGCGGGAGCATAAAAAATAGGACCGGACCGATTGGTCAAACAATCGGCCCGGTCAACACATGCAGAAAGCGAAACTTTATTCAGTGAGAGCAGCGATAATTTCCCGGCAGAAGGCCGGCAGGTCTGTTGGCGTGCGCGAAGTGATGATGTTTTCGTCGCGGACGACTTCGCGGTCGAGATATTCGCCCCCTGCGTTGATCAGGTCGTCACGGATGGCAAAAAAACAGGTGAATTTCCGGTCGCGAATTGCATCGGCGGAAGCCAGCATCCAACCGCCGTGGCAGATGGCAGCGAGAATTTTTCCCTGCTGGTTGGCCTGACGCACCAGTTGAACCATCGGTTGGGAGCGCCGCATGTGGTCGGGCGCATAGCCTCCGGGAATGATCACCGCATCGTATTCGGAAATTTTGGTATTGTCCGCCGCCTTGTCGGCCTTGACCGGATAGCCGTGCTTGGATTCATAGGTTTCAGCCTTGGGGCCGACAATTCTGACCTTGGCGCCGGCCTCCTTGAAGCGCAGCAGCGGATACCACAATTCAAGGTCCTCGTAGAGATTTTCGGCGAGGATCGCAATCTTTTTGCCTTTAAGCTGCATTGTGCAACCTCCATCGGGGAAAGAGATTCAGGATTCAACAGTGAGAAAGTGTAACATATTTCTATTTTTTTGCACCCCGGTTTGCGAAACGGCTCAGAAATTTCTCGACGGACACCTTGCGCGCCGTGTTGTCTGAACTCATGGAGCGCACCCGGCCATAGATGGGCCGTTGGGGCCAGGGGCGGTCAAAGCGGCCGAGACACCAGAATATGCCGCTGAGGCTGTTAGGGTTGCGGCCGTCGAGGGCGTAGCGGTCGTTGAGCTCCAGCATGATGGAGAGAGCCTGCCGCGGCCCCGCACTCCATTCCAGGATCTTTTTCCCCCACAGCATGCGCAGATAGTTGTGAATGATGCCTTCACGTACCAGCTGCCGCTGGGCGGCGTTCCACAACGGGTCATGGGTTCTGGCCTGCTCGAAGTCCTCCAGGGGGTAGAGCCAGGGGCGGGGATCCTGCTCGTGGCTCTCGAGCGTCTGCCGCACCCAGTCCGGCAGGGATTCATAGCGGGCGGCATCCTCGCGCAGAAAAGCGAACGCATAGCCCAGTTCCCGCCAGGTCACCAGCTGGTCGAGGAACGCTTCCGCTGCCGGCGACAGGCCCCACCACCCTTCGCGGCGACCGCGGATCTCAGGGCTCAGTCGGTCTGGTGACCACTGCTGTGCTTCGCTCAGGCGGAAAAAAATCTCGTGACTGGAAATATGGCCGAAATGCAGATATGGGCTCAGTCCGCTGGTCACGTCAAGATCGGGGTGGTTGCGATATTGCGCGTACATCTCCAGCCGGTGATCGAGAAAGCGTGTCAGCCGCAGGCGTGCAGAAGTGGTGCCGCCGGTGCAGGGAGCAGGGGGAATGCTGTGGTCGATCGGCAGTGAGGACAGAGCGGAATCGCTACGATCGCCGATCAGGTCGAAGGAGGGGGGAAACTCTTCTGATAAGTCGCGGAACAGCCGGTCCGGCAACATCGGCAGTGCCGCATCTTTAAGCGGATCGGGATGGGGCGGGCTCACCAGGTGAACGGGGAGGTGCTTCTGCAGAAAACGCCGGAAAGCGTAGGCGCTCGGATAGGCTTGCGGGATCGCATTGAGCGGCATGAGACCGTTGCTGTCCACCGCGATGGTTGAAACACGGGGTTGAATATTCAGGGCCTGTTCGCCCGGCGCATAATAGTTGGGAAAATCGTCCGAAACGATGACGCAGGCTTTTTGCGCGAGGCGGCCCAGCAGCTTTGCGGCCTGTCCCTTCTGTCGTTCCACGTAGGGATAGTAGCGGGCGCCGCGGTTTTTCAGCCGGCGCGCATTATCGGCCATGCCGTCAAGCGTGAAACGGTGAAGGCGGTTGCTTGAAAAAGGCATGCTGCACGACAATAGTTCCACGACCAGCAGCGGCTTGTTGAGATCCTGCGCCAGGTAAACCGCCTGCTGAAGAGCGAAATTCCAACCGGTGCGGCGGAAGGCACTCATGATGTAGAGGATGAAATCTGCGCTTTCCGCCGGGGGCAGATCGCACAGCTCGCGGCAGCGGATTGCAGGTGCGGGCAGGGTGGAAGCGGCCATGATCGAAGTCTCCCCGTTTAAAGCCAGTTCTTCTTTTTGAAGAAAAAGACCAGCCCGATGCCAAGGCCGATCATGATGCCCCAGACCGCAGGATAGGCCCATTTCCAGGCAAGCTCGGGCATGTACTCGAAGTTCATGCCGTACACCCCGGCGATAAAGGTCAGTGGGATAAAGATGGTGGCGATCAGGGTCAGCACCTTCATAATTTCATTCATGCGGTTGCTGACATTGGACATGTACAGATCGAGCATGCCGCCGAGCAGATCACGAAAGGTCTCTACCGTATCGATTACCTGGATACAGTGATCGTAAACGTCGCGCAGGAAAACCGCCGTTTCACGACTGACCATTGGCGTTTCCTCGCGACCCAGTTCGCTGATCAGCTCCCGCAGGGGCCACACCGATTTACGCAGCAGGATCATTTCGCGGCGCAGGCGGTGGATCTGATTGAGGGATTCCGGAGACGGGTCGTCAAGCAGTTCATCTTCGAGCTGTTCGATCTCGTCGCCGATCTTTTCCAGGATGAAGAAGTGGCTGTCGACTATGGCATCGATCAAGGCATAGGTCAGGTAGTCGGGGCCCAGGAAGCGTATGCGGCGTCCGCTGCGCAGACGCTCGCGCACACCGTCAAAAACATCGCCGTGGCATTCCTGAAAGGAAATGACGAAGTTGTTCCCCAGCACAAAGCTGACCTGCTCGGTGCGCACCCCTTCATGTTCGGTATCGTAGATGAGCATCTTGACGACAATGAAGATGTAATCGTCGTAGATTTCGACCTTGGGGCGCTGGTCGGTGTTGAGAATGTCTTCCAGCACCAGGGGGTGCAGGCCGAAGCCCTGGCCGAGGGTTTCAATCACCTTGACCTGGTGCAGCCCCTCGACATTGATCCAGGAGATAGTGTCTGTATCGCGCAAAGCAAGGCAGGATGCGGCGTCTGGGTACTCACGCTGGTCGAGGTGCTCCTGGTCATAGTCAAAAACATGGATGCGCGGCGCGGCTTCGCTTTTTTCCCCCACGTGGATCAGGGTGCCGGGAGCGGCGCCGATTTTCTTGCCGCGTTTCTTGAGCAGTTTTCGTGTCATGCATTCTCCTGCTTTTTTGCTAGAATGACGTGAGTCACAACTTTGCCTTGCCTCTGATCAGAAAGGCCATAAATTTATATGACGGACAAAATCCGCATCGGTATCAGCAGTTGCCTGCTGGGGCACAACGTGCGTTTTGACGGCGGGCACAAGCTCGATCGATTGATACGTGACGTGCTCGGCGCTTACCTCGACTTCGTGTCGGTCTGCCCGGAGGTGGAAGTCGGCCTGCCGACCCCGCGCGAAACTCTGCGCCTGGTGGGCGAGCCTGATCGGCCGCGGCTGGTGTTCGGCAAAAGCGGAGAAGATATCACTGAACGCATGCAGGACTGGGCGCACCGCCGATGCGATGAGCTGGAGAAGGAGAATCTGTGCGGGTTCATTTTCAAGAGCAAGTCTCCTTCCAGCGGTATGGAGCGCGTCAAGCTCTACGATAAAAACGGCGTGCCGTCCAAACAGGGCGTGGGCGTCTTTGCCCGTGTCTTCATGGAGCGCTTCCCGCTGATCCCGGTGGAGGAGGATGGACGCCTGCATGACGACAAGCTGCGGGAGAATTTCATCGAAAGCCTCTTTACCGTCAAACGCTGGCGTGATCTGGTCGAACGGGGGATGAGCGCCGGCGACCTGGTCGATTTTCATTCACGCCACAAGCTGCTGCTGCTCGCTCACAGCCCGCAGATCTACCGGGAGATGGGCAAGCTGGTAGCGGAAACCGGCAGGCAGGAGATGCAGACCCTGCAGAAAGAGTACGTCGAACTGCTCATGAAAGCGCTGCGCATGAAGGCCACCGTGAGCAAGCATATCAACGTCCTCGAGCATCTGCTCGGCTACTTCAAGCGCGAACTCTCCGCCGACGAGAAGCAGGAAATGCTGGAATCCTTTGCCAGCTACCGCGCCGGGCATGTACCGCTGATCGTACCGATCACCCTGATCAATCACTATGTGCGCAAGTACGACCAGCCGTACCTGAAGACCCAGTATTACCTCAATCCCCATCCGCTGGAGCTGCAGCTGCGTAATCACGTTTAAATCAAAATCGGATCGCATTTGTGGTAGGGGCGCAGCATGCTGCGCCCCTGCGTCAGCCCCAACGTCAGGATGTGTCGGCGGTTAATCTTTTGCCGGCGATCTGGACAGCAGCGCCAGCGGCAGGTCCTGCAACAGGGTACCGACGCCGAGATGGCCCCCGGCCTCGATCGAT
Protein-coding sequences here:
- a CDS encoding metallophosphoesterase family protein; translated protein: MTTHDNSTGRLLAVGDIHGCLDQLRTLMKRVAPQSDDQVVFLGDYIDRGPDSCAVVDYLLDFAKRFPHTVFLKGNHEAMLLDFISGRDHLAFLTNGGRSTLESYALHPGDSLPGDHLNFFENLRLYYETPEFIFVHAGLRPERPLSQQSEEDLLWIREDFLDNDYDWGKTVVFGHTPQSKGPLKKPGRLGLDTGAVYGRALTCCEVRSGHCWSVPAREPKKKLFFFF
- the rbr gene encoding rubrerythrin, with protein sequence MARLKGTKTEKNILTAFAGESQARNRYTYFAAQAKKEGYMQISSIFEETADQEKEHAKRLFKMLEGGEVMIEGAFPAGVIGTTVENLKEAAAGENYEHTDMYPSFAKVAREEGFNDIADIFEAIAVAEKQHEKRYLDLMRNIENGQVFKRGETVVWRCRNCGYLHEGTEAPGTCPACAHPQAHFELLGENY
- the ybgF gene encoding tol-pal system protein YbgF, with protein sequence MIRIAAFVLFSAFVLMAGGCALPPSHSSQSDLQTDLSRLKRQYTAITDELISLQNTVEDLDQQLQGYDARLEAVEQRQLTGQTQMGTSSGQITDKTPRIDPLERTASAGRAPSSATEIYLRAFSDYTSGRYDKAIAGFENFLEYYPDNEYAANAEFWIGECYYSQQKFTEAATRFVGLAQNYPQSARAPNALLKAAQAYHELGHTDQAREIVDFLREQYPDSAAAKTQLEF
- a CDS encoding FAD-dependent oxidoreductase, giving the protein MGKERLVVIGGDAAGMSAASKVRREDPERQIIVFERGPHTSYSACGLPYYIAGMIKDSDDLVARTPEKFKEKYNIDARVGHEVLHIDPDAGKVRVVERESGREFDEGYDQLLIATGGVPICPDLPGSGAQAIFGLSTLQSGIRVRQFVDQVSPRRAVVVGGGYIGLEMAEALVRRGLEVSLVERAEQVMATLDPDMGSLVSDALREVGVTLYLEESLTGFEVADGRVKAVVTDKRTLPADMVILGMGVQPNSTLAENAGLKLGEKKAIQVDSRMRTSKAGIWAAGDCVESYHLLMQRPVHIALGTVANKQGTVAGINLAGGDATFPGVIGTAVSKICKYEVARTGLREADLKVMNMPYVEAVIKSRTRAGYYPGAGRITVKLMAHKEDGRLLGGQIVGLEGAAKRIDVLATAITAGLTAQHLVDLDLSYAPPFSPVWDPVQTAARQILNKL
- a CDS encoding Fur family transcriptional regulator, which produces MTHSNPRLEQILHRLRERDFRLTPQRLAVLRILVESKEHPTVDQIYEQVRRDFPMVSRATIYKTANLLKSLGEALEVGVLDGRSRYDGNKPYPHPHVICTRCKKIIDFEGLPTTDLVREVIEKTGFQVETHQIDFFGTCPQCCEAEQN
- a CDS encoding type 1 glutamine amidotransferase domain-containing protein yields the protein MQLKGKKIAILAENLYEDLELWYPLLRFKEAGAKVRIVGPKAETYESKHGYPVKADKAADNTKISEYDAVIIPGGYAPDHMRRSQPMVQLVRQANQQGKILAAICHGGWMLASADAIRDRKFTCFFAIRDDLINAGGEYLDREVVRDENIITSRTPTDLPAFCREIIAALTE
- a CDS encoding YbgA family protein: MTDKIRIGISSCLLGHNVRFDGGHKLDRLIRDVLGAYLDFVSVCPEVEVGLPTPRETLRLVGEPDRPRLVFGKSGEDITERMQDWAHRRCDELEKENLCGFIFKSKSPSSGMERVKLYDKNGVPSKQGVGVFARVFMERFPLIPVEEDGRLHDDKLRENFIESLFTVKRWRDLVERGMSAGDLVDFHSRHKLLLLAHSPQIYREMGKLVAETGRQEMQTLQKEYVELLMKALRMKATVSKHINVLEHLLGYFKRELSADEKQEMLESFASYRAGHVPLIVPITLINHYVRKYDQPYLKTQYYLNPHPLELQLRNHV
- the corA gene encoding magnesium/cobalt transporter CorA, coding for MTRKLLKKRGKKIGAAPGTLIHVGEKSEAAPRIHVFDYDQEHLDQREYPDAASCLALRDTDTISWINVEGLHQVKVIETLGQGFGLHPLVLEDILNTDQRPKVEIYDDYIFIVVKMLIYDTEHEGVRTEQVSFVLGNNFVISFQECHGDVFDGVRERLRSGRRIRFLGPDYLTYALIDAIVDSHFFILEKIGDEIEQLEDELLDDPSPESLNQIHRLRREMILLRKSVWPLRELISELGREETPMVSRETAVFLRDVYDHCIQVIDTVETFRDLLGGMLDLYMSNVSNRMNEIMKVLTLIATIFIPLTFIAGVYGMNFEYMPELAWKWAYPAVWGIMIGLGIGLVFFFKKKNWL
- a CDS encoding peptidase U32 family protein is translated as MKQVELLAPAGDLHKMETALRYGADAVYLGSPRFGLRAPAGSFDLQALRRAVDLCHSLGRRLYLTLNAYLRPEEFPELESLLEELRPLDIDAYIVSDPGVVATVKRIDPGRELHLSTQANTTNAAAAQLWGSLGVSRVNLARELTLERIAAVRQGTSVELEVFVHGAMCVAYSGRCLLSAVLTGREANRGECAHPCRWGYALVEKTRPGEYMPVEEHQDGTFLFNSRDLCLLDHLPQLIGAGVDSLKIEGRMKSLYYVAAVTRVYRAALDRFYADPHNYVVDSLWREELDKVSHRPYGTGFLLGEDSPQVHTTDSAYVRSCDFVGLVHRQEGELIVEGRNRFFPGENLELIGPGMRTKPFKAGRIETLDGEGVPAGQPNMRMRIELPEGAQEGDILRRPMLNSSLQV